A region of Pyxidicoccus parkwaysis DNA encodes the following proteins:
- a CDS encoding ExbD/TolR family protein: MAMGKTPGDSEGEEGVFAEINITPLTDIFLVLLIIFMVTSSVIVQQGPGGGAKAGLKVNLPKGGAADVTAKSTDLSVAVLADGRFVLAGNVVSEEELKKTFDDARLKDPDTVVIVQADEGVPHGTVVQVMELAKKAGLGQLAIGVREGSE; encoded by the coding sequence ATGGCCATGGGCAAGACACCGGGTGACAGCGAGGGCGAAGAGGGCGTCTTCGCGGAAATCAACATCACCCCCCTCACCGACATCTTCCTGGTGCTGCTCATCATCTTCATGGTGACCAGCTCCGTCATCGTCCAGCAGGGGCCCGGAGGTGGCGCGAAGGCGGGCCTCAAGGTGAACCTGCCCAAGGGCGGCGCCGCGGACGTCACCGCGAAGAGCACGGATTTGTCCGTGGCGGTGCTCGCGGACGGGCGCTTCGTGCTCGCTGGCAACGTCGTCTCCGAGGAGGAGCTGAAGAAGACGTTCGACGACGCGAGGCTCAAGGACCCGGACACCGTGGTCATCGTGCAGGCCGACGAGGGCGTCCCGCACGGCACCGTGGTGCAGGTGATGGAGCTCGCCAAGAAAGCCGGCCTCGGCCAGCTCGCCATCGGCGTGCGCGAGGGCAGCGAGTAG
- a CDS encoding MotA/TolQ/ExbB proton channel family protein, translating to MSLNDILHYLRLGGVTLALLIFASVIALVVAIERLIALWGVSERSRTLGETVNKHLLRGDVAAARTAAERSDTVAADIFLAGFDRLERTRANGGAGVEAAVERERAQVGLKLRRNLWMLATIGSITPFVGLFGTVAGIMRSFKDLGLDVESGGSGGSAAVMTGISEALVATAVGILVAVQAMLFYNYFQARLSRVLVELRLLGDEFVELLKERASGAPPPPEPTPTRESQPPAVPRTDAKLA from the coding sequence ATGAGCCTGAACGACATCCTTCATTACCTTCGTCTGGGCGGCGTCACCCTCGCCCTTTTGATTTTCGCCTCCGTCATCGCGCTGGTCGTGGCGATTGAACGACTCATCGCGCTGTGGGGGGTGAGCGAGCGCTCCCGCACGCTCGGCGAGACGGTGAACAAGCACCTGCTGCGCGGCGACGTGGCCGCCGCCCGCACCGCCGCCGAGCGCTCCGACACGGTGGCCGCCGACATCTTCCTCGCCGGCTTCGACCGGCTGGAGCGCACTCGCGCCAACGGTGGTGCCGGAGTAGAGGCCGCCGTGGAACGCGAGCGCGCCCAGGTGGGCCTCAAGCTGCGCCGCAACCTGTGGATGCTCGCCACCATCGGCTCGATTACGCCCTTCGTCGGCCTGTTCGGCACGGTGGCGGGCATCATGCGCTCGTTCAAGGACCTGGGCCTGGACGTGGAGTCCGGCGGCAGCGGAGGCAGCGCGGCCGTGATGACGGGCATCTCCGAGGCGCTCGTCGCCACCGCCGTGGGCATCCTCGTCGCGGTGCAGGCGATGCTCTTCTACAACTACTTCCAGGCCCGCCTGTCGCGCGTGCTGGTGGAGCTGCGCCTGCTCGGTGACGAGTTCGTGGAGCTGCTCAAGGAGCGCGCCTCGGGCGCTCCCCCGCCTCCCGAGCCCACCCCCACCCGCGAGTCGCAGCCGCCCGCCGTGCCGCGCACCGACGCGAAGCTGGCCTGA
- a CDS encoding acyl-CoA dehydrogenase gives MSAGINTYKTDLREIFFTLFEQFGFGQVSGQAPYEAWGPDEAKAVLTETYRFAREVLGPLNSVGDREGCRVENGAVFTPTGFKDAWKKLYEQGFKTVAVDPEHGGQGAPMMLQVTVEELLSGANTAFNMYPGLAFGAAEVIAECGTPAQQKMYVERMLNGTWGGTMCLTEPHAGSDVGAAKSTARRNADGTYNIRGTKIFISGGDHDMADNIIHLVLARIDGASPGTKGLSLFIVPKLRINADGSAGKPNDVGVGSIEHKMGINGSATCVLNFGENDACVGELVGTVEHVGMSQMFKMMNGARIAVGIQGLGLASAAYYNALDYAKDRKQGSHFTKWKDPTAPRAAIIEHPDVRRMLLDMKAHVEGIRSLIIKLAMHLDKARQLSGKDDDAATYHRGQVELLTPLVKAYGSDQAFRLCAQAIQVYGGAGYIQDYPVEQYTRDSKIFSIYEGTNHIQAMDLVGRKLGQAGGMHFQQFMGDVGAFIEANREHAVYGEAVKTLASAQEALMASAMTVFGWSQDGAKFPLIPLSSNRFLQMMSEVAVGWLLLDAAVIAEKAQASVSADHPDRAFYEGKKFSALYYARNVLPGVEQAARLIAAEDTSPMDISDAAFGTV, from the coding sequence ATGTCCGCCGGCATCAACACCTACAAGACCGACCTTCGAGAGATTTTCTTCACGCTGTTCGAGCAGTTCGGCTTCGGCCAGGTGTCCGGCCAGGCCCCATACGAGGCCTGGGGCCCGGATGAGGCCAAGGCGGTGCTCACGGAGACGTACCGCTTCGCGCGTGAGGTGCTCGGGCCCCTCAACTCGGTGGGCGACCGCGAGGGCTGCCGGGTGGAGAACGGCGCCGTCTTTACCCCCACCGGATTCAAGGACGCGTGGAAGAAGCTCTACGAGCAGGGCTTCAAGACGGTCGCGGTGGACCCCGAGCACGGCGGCCAGGGCGCGCCGATGATGCTCCAGGTGACGGTGGAGGAGCTTCTCTCCGGCGCCAACACCGCCTTCAACATGTACCCCGGCCTGGCCTTCGGCGCGGCTGAGGTCATCGCCGAGTGCGGCACGCCCGCCCAGCAGAAGATGTACGTGGAGCGCATGCTCAACGGGACTTGGGGCGGCACCATGTGCCTCACCGAGCCGCACGCCGGCTCCGACGTGGGCGCGGCCAAGTCCACCGCCCGCCGCAACGCCGACGGTACGTACAACATCCGCGGCACCAAGATTTTCATCTCGGGCGGCGACCACGACATGGCGGACAACATCATCCACCTCGTGCTCGCGCGCATCGACGGCGCCTCGCCGGGCACCAAGGGCCTATCGCTGTTCATCGTCCCCAAGCTGCGCATCAACGCGGACGGCAGCGCCGGCAAGCCCAACGACGTGGGCGTGGGCTCCATCGAGCACAAGATGGGCATCAACGGCTCCGCCACCTGTGTCCTCAACTTCGGTGAGAACGACGCGTGTGTGGGCGAGCTCGTGGGCACCGTCGAGCACGTCGGCATGAGCCAGATGTTCAAGATGATGAACGGCGCGCGCATCGCCGTGGGCATCCAGGGCCTCGGGCTCGCGTCGGCCGCGTACTACAACGCGCTGGACTACGCGAAGGACCGCAAGCAGGGCTCGCACTTCACCAAGTGGAAGGACCCCACCGCGCCCCGCGCCGCCATCATCGAGCACCCGGACGTCCGCCGCATGCTGCTGGACATGAAGGCGCACGTGGAGGGCATCCGCTCGCTCATCATCAAGCTGGCCATGCACCTGGACAAGGCGCGCCAGCTGTCCGGCAAGGACGACGACGCGGCCACCTACCACCGCGGCCAGGTGGAGCTGCTCACCCCGCTGGTGAAGGCCTATGGCTCCGACCAGGCCTTCCGCCTGTGCGCCCAGGCCATCCAGGTCTACGGCGGCGCCGGCTACATCCAGGACTACCCGGTGGAGCAGTACACGCGCGACTCGAAGATCTTCTCCATCTACGAGGGCACCAACCACATCCAGGCCATGGACCTGGTGGGCCGCAAGCTGGGTCAGGCCGGCGGCATGCACTTCCAGCAGTTCATGGGTGACGTGGGGGCCTTCATCGAGGCCAACCGCGAGCACGCCGTGTACGGCGAGGCCGTGAAGACGCTGGCGTCCGCGCAGGAGGCCCTGATGGCCAGCGCGATGACGGTGTTCGGCTGGTCGCAGGACGGCGCGAAGTTCCCGCTGATTCCGCTCTCCTCCAACCGCTTCCTGCAGATGATGTCCGAGGTGGCGGTGGGCTGGCTGCTGCTGGACGCGGCCGTCATCGCGGAGAAGGCCCAGGCCTCGGTGTCCGCGGACCACCCGGACCGCGCCTTCTACGAGGGCAAGAAGTTCAGCGCCCTCTACTACGCCCGCAACGTGCTGCCCGGCGTGGAGCAGGCCGCGCGCCTGATTGCCGCCGAGGACACCTCGCCGATGGACATCTCGGACGCCGCCTTCGGCACCGTCTGA
- a CDS encoding DUF4292 domain-containing protein encodes MNRAAAAIFLAVLCSACPKRIEFGPEGELTDANVVYQRVRENQDNILTLEGDSKLRVESPQGSGTLSMFVSVTRPALLHLETFDFFNRPLASLVSDGKGFGLYQTETNTYYQGPASPENVSRFLPVVLPNQELVAIMLGQVPLIPPERMTLELDRKEGVYVLTLYQGPATQVLQVHTKYLRVMKSQVRGVPGYDLGFDDFQEKGSLIFPGKVELVAEQAKTRLQLRYQQISLNGRPDLTLYELLPPEGAKVVEVDERGRELPPGAPSQPPASSEPPAAAPGS; translated from the coding sequence ATGAACCGCGCAGCCGCCGCAATCTTCCTGGCAGTCCTCTGTTCTGCCTGCCCCAAGCGAATCGAGTTCGGTCCGGAGGGCGAGCTCACCGACGCGAACGTCGTCTACCAGCGCGTCCGCGAGAACCAGGACAACATCCTGACCCTGGAGGGTGACTCCAAGCTGCGCGTCGAGTCTCCCCAGGGCAGCGGCACGCTGAGCATGTTCGTTTCCGTCACCCGGCCGGCCCTCCTGCACCTGGAGACCTTCGACTTCTTCAACCGGCCGCTTGCCTCCCTGGTGTCGGACGGAAAGGGCTTCGGCCTCTACCAGACGGAGACGAACACCTACTACCAGGGCCCCGCGAGCCCGGAGAACGTGTCCCGCTTCCTGCCGGTGGTGCTGCCCAACCAGGAGCTGGTGGCCATCATGCTCGGCCAGGTACCGCTCATCCCCCCGGAGCGGATGACGCTGGAGCTGGACCGCAAGGAGGGTGTCTACGTGCTGACGCTCTACCAGGGGCCCGCCACCCAGGTGCTCCAGGTGCATACCAAGTACCTGCGGGTGATGAAGAGCCAGGTCCGGGGCGTGCCGGGGTACGACCTGGGCTTCGACGACTTCCAGGAGAAGGGCTCCCTCATCTTCCCCGGCAAGGTGGAGCTGGTGGCCGAGCAGGCGAAGACGCGTCTGCAACTTCGCTACCAGCAGATTTCGCTCAACGGGCGGCCGGACCTGACGCTGTACGAGCTGCTCCCCCCCGAGGGGGCCAAGGTGGTGGAGGTGGACGAGCGGGGCCGGGAGCTGCCGCCTGGGGCCCCCTCGCAGCCTCCCGCCTCGTCCGAGCCCCCGGCGGCGGCGCCGGGTTCCTGA
- a CDS encoding MaoC family dehydratase has translation MPARKLYFESIRVGDELPALAKAPVDRVQLSRYAGASGDYNPVHVDEVYAKSVGMPSVYAPGMLVMGMLGQLISDWARGGQMRRYNVRFIKMVWPGDTVVCKGRVSDRHGTGGRYFVEIDLWAENQRGELVMKGSSQIQLFYSLEDENRQRSGQSPIVVEVPRESLSTAAPASGAAATGGEAPSEEGEEGDERRAGASSKKTAPREKPAAKTATLPSAKKAKK, from the coding sequence ATGCCCGCTCGCAAGCTGTACTTCGAGTCCATCCGCGTAGGCGACGAGCTGCCGGCCCTGGCCAAGGCCCCCGTCGACCGCGTGCAATTGTCCCGCTACGCCGGCGCCTCCGGTGACTACAACCCCGTCCACGTGGACGAGGTCTACGCCAAGAGCGTGGGCATGCCGAGCGTCTACGCCCCCGGCATGCTCGTCATGGGCATGCTGGGCCAGCTCATCAGCGACTGGGCCCGCGGCGGCCAGATGCGGCGCTACAACGTGCGCTTCATCAAGATGGTCTGGCCGGGCGACACTGTCGTCTGCAAGGGCCGCGTCAGCGACAGGCACGGCACCGGCGGCCGCTACTTCGTCGAAATCGACCTCTGGGCGGAGAACCAGCGCGGTGAGCTGGTGATGAAGGGCAGCTCGCAAATCCAGCTCTTCTACTCGCTCGAGGACGAGAACCGGCAGCGCTCCGGCCAGTCGCCCATCGTCGTGGAGGTACCGCGCGAGAGCCTGTCCACCGCCGCTCCGGCCAGCGGCGCGGCGGCCACCGGGGGCGAGGCTCCTTCCGAGGAGGGCGAGGAGGGGGACGAGCGCCGCGCCGGTGCCTCCTCCAAGAAGACCGCCCCGCGCGAGAAGCCCGCTGCCAAGACGGCGACGCTTCCCTCCGCCAAGAAGGCGAAGAAGTAG
- a CDS encoding general secretion pathway protein GspE, which produces MAQIKLGELLIKANVLQESQLKAALAEQAKWGGKLGEILVRMSLVSEDILVRALSKQLGMPAVNLDAVQMVPPHVKAKISAQTARDFSVLPLQLRDDGKTLVVAMSDPLNVRMLDELRAVTKCRIVPNVAGRSSIARAFSRIYEENAELEDADTNFKVVDAQGRTVVKNLKDLDPAAAAVAAAPAAAARPATPPPAATRPSTEVPAVRPSSSGGGGSPAELLRSVEDVQRKEVAALKAMVELLIEKGVFSREEYLAKVKR; this is translated from the coding sequence ATGGCACAGATCAAGCTCGGAGAATTGCTGATCAAGGCAAACGTGCTGCAGGAGAGCCAGCTCAAGGCCGCGCTCGCCGAACAGGCGAAGTGGGGCGGAAAGCTCGGCGAAATCCTGGTCCGGATGAGCCTCGTCTCCGAGGACATCCTGGTGCGCGCATTGTCGAAGCAGCTTGGCATGCCGGCGGTGAACCTGGACGCGGTGCAGATGGTGCCGCCGCACGTGAAGGCGAAGATTTCCGCGCAGACGGCGCGGGACTTCTCCGTGCTGCCGCTCCAGCTCCGCGACGACGGCAAGACGTTGGTGGTGGCGATGTCCGACCCGCTCAACGTGCGGATGCTGGACGAGCTGCGCGCCGTCACCAAGTGCCGCATCGTCCCCAACGTGGCGGGCCGCAGCTCCATCGCCCGGGCCTTCTCGCGCATCTACGAGGAGAACGCCGAGCTGGAGGACGCGGACACCAACTTCAAGGTGGTGGACGCGCAGGGCCGCACGGTGGTGAAGAACCTCAAGGACCTGGACCCGGCGGCCGCCGCCGTGGCCGCCGCACCCGCCGCCGCGGCCCGTCCTGCCACGCCCCCGCCCGCCGCCACGCGCCCGAGCACGGAAGTGCCCGCGGTGCGCCCGTCGTCGTCCGGCGGTGGAGGCAGCCCCGCGGAGCTCCTGCGCAGCGTGGAGGACGTGCAGCGCAAGGAGGTCGCCGCCCTCAAGGCGATGGTGGAGCTGCTCATCGAGAAGGGCGTGTTCTCGCGCGAGGAGTACCTCGCCAAGGTCAAGCGGTAG